atggcctcaaactacaatccttctgccttagcctcccaagttgctgggattataggcgtgcaccatcacacccagcgagtgtgtgtgtgtgggggggttctTGCACCCTAATCATCTGCCTTGGGTAGAGAAGGGGGCACAAATGAGGGTACCAACCAATACCAATGGACTATCTACAACATGCTCAGAGTTGAGCTGGACCATCCTTCAGAGTGCAAGTTGCActttacagatagggaaactgagtcacagacCAGAGGAGTTGTTTGCTTAGGGGTCAGGGCTGCCCCTTGTTTGTTGCAAGCCTCACAGCAGATGTAGGGCTGGACCTCACTAGGCACCTGAGTAAAGCCCTATTTTCCCTATTGCAGGAGCCCTTTCTGTGCTCTGGGGTGAATAGGTTGTGACTACGATGCAACTGACAACTCCAGAGCTGTCTCTGGCTCTATTTCCCCCTCTCTCCCAAAGCAAGGCCTTTCCTGCCTTATTTCCTCCCATCTGCCATGtgtggcacatagtaagcacttgGTCAACGTTGCTGAATAAGTTTGCTTTGGCAGGGAAGCCATGGGAAGGATTGATCCTGTTTCCAAGACATAAGACAACCCAAGACCACCTCCCGTCTTGTACGTTTGCAGACACACTCAGGCCAATTCTCAGCTCACCTGAGACTCTTTTAAGGAAGAAGCCCGGGAGGCAGAAAACCTGTTTCAGTCCAGATTATACCCTAAATCATCTGTGAATACTAGATAAGGCCTTGACCTGTTCTGtgactttgttttctcctctttatGACAGTACAGCCTTTCCCTACCTCATTTCAGATCTTGAAAACACTTAAAGATGAGTGAAAGGTTCCTGGCTCTGCTGCTGATGTGCTATGTGCCCTTAGGGTCATCCCTGTCCCACATGGGGCTTGTTTCCCCAGCTGCACCATGGAACAGAAGCAGCCTCTTCTCTGAAGCTTCTTCCAGCTGGGCTATCTTCCCGGGGATCCTGGCCTCCCTCCCCCAACCTGGAGCCCCCTCCCGCCCCTGGTGCCTTCCCTGGAGACCTTATAAAGCCATTGTTTACACTGGGGTGCACGGCTTAGGGCTCAGGCTGCCCCAGTGACAGGCCAAACACCAGGCAACTGGGGCAACAGCATAGCTGAGTCACACTTTCCAACTGGATCAGGCTGCAGTAGGCCCCTCTCCCTCCAGGCTGGCCTGCTGGGCAGCAGTTCCCAAGTCCATATATGACCTGGAGACAGCATCAAGCCCATCTTCCTCTTACCTGCACCTGagtatgtatgtgcatatgtgggCTGCCCTCCACAATGACTGCAAACCCGAAAGGGCCTCTCTGAGTGTACTCTATTGGCTTTCTCCCTGACTCATTACTTCAGGCAATCCCTTTGCTCTCTCTGGTTTTACTTCTGTCTACAAAATGGATAGGAAAACAGTGGTGGGACACAGAAAAGAGCCACTAAATGGGGAATCTGGAGCCCCACTTTCTGACCTCAGCTCGGATTTAAACCCTCACCCCTGGAAACACTCTAAGCCTACCTCTCCCAGCTCTGAGCTCCTATATATAATGAGGCAGTTAATTAGAATCTGAATTTTCTACTGTGGCCCTGAAATAAAATGACAAGAGAGGATATGCCATAGCTAGCTTGGGGAATCCAGGACATTCAGCCAGAAACACCTTCCTGTAATTGGCCCTATTCCCAAACTTCACACCTTGGAGTACTCCACCAACTCTTCAGGATCCACACTGACCCTCCTGCTTCCTTGCAGATCAGGAAGCCTGTACCCTGCACTTTTTATACTGGTCTCAGCATTTAGTCCATCTCAGGCCTCATTTGAGGATTGTTCTAGAATACTGACTTGCCTACAACTATCCTTCCTCAGTTCAGAAATCTTTTAGGACTCTTCTTGTCCTCAGGAAGAAGTTCAAATTCCTGCCTGTGGCCCTTTCCTCCATCCTTACATTCAGACTCAAGCTCCCTTCCTTCTGGGGTGTGCCATCCTCTCCATCTCTCTCACCCCACCCCCTCTGCCGGAAACTTTCTCCCTTCTTTAGCCTGAAATTGTTGTACAAATCCAAACTTATTTTGCACTTTGGTCAGAAAGTCATTCTGGGCCTGCAGCCTGGATCAGGAGCCTCCCTTGGGTTTTCCCCATCATAATTCCACTCACCTGGGTCATTACTGACTATGAATAATGGTTTCACCTGCTAGGCCCTGAACTATCAAAGATAGGATCCTGTCTGCACCCTCTGCCTTTTATAAGGGCCCTCCAACATTCCCCAATGCCCCATCCACCTCCCGGGCCCCACTCTGAGCCCTGATGAGCAGATTCCAGTTGAAACACGGCAGGTGGGAGAGGCGGCGTTTCTCACCGTGGGGCCCCAAGCAGGGGTTAGGACTTTTTGGTTTTTACCAGCCCCTTCTGGACCAGACAGCGGTAGAACTCCTGGATGTACGTGTACACGCACTTCCAGTCAGGCTCTCGAAGCCGCACCATGTCCTCTGTATCCAGAAGCTGCGGGCAGTCCGCATGGGTCCTGGGGAGGGTAGGGGGCCGGGAAGGGGCAAGGGGCAAGGGCCCAGTTGGGGAAGAGGGGGAAGAGGCcaagaagagagaagggagaacagagagacacacacatacacacacacatagagacaTGAGTTCAGTTTCATTCTTGGTGCTGCAGTCTGCCAGCCCCCCGCATGCCCCCTCCCAATTGTGGACGTGCCGCTCACTACCCATCACTAATGGTGTGCAATGCAGACAGGGGTGGGGGGGCAAAACCAGTCACAGGTGCAGAGAACTCTTGGGGCAAGCGGGAACGCAGGGTGGGGGGGCAATGGCTTGGCGCCATGGTCAGAGAGGAGGGCTGTGCCCCAGGGAGTGGGGGTGAGGGAGGCGtgagaggaggtggagggaggaggaggaagaaatctGGTGGgaaccagaaagagaaggaaagagacgGAAAGATGGAGGAGGGTGCTGAGAGTGAAGTGAGCAGAAGGGGCAACGATTCCAAAGTGGAGGGCTTGCTGATGTCCTATATAAGTCTTTGGCAGCACCTATATAGGCTGCACGGGCACGGTGCCCGGGCCAGGAGCCTCCTTTTGGAATCTCCAGCCAGGACCCCGTGGGAGCAGGAAGCTCTGGTGATAGTGGgaagagaggaggacagagaaagggagaaaggagggagaaggggtagaaggaggagggagggaatatGGACAAGGCCACCTGGAGGGCTTTGGCCTGGGCTGGTAGGTGGACCTGTAGCTCCTTCCTTCCGACGGGCACCTGGCACACTCAGGAGCAGGTGGGTaggggcagaggaggaaggggacttTCTGGGGAAGGGGATCTCAGCCACAGACCCACAGTGTGGCTGGCCAGCTCCAGAGGGTCTTGAGTCAGCTGAGCCCAGCTGACACCAGCAGGGCTGGGACCCACACTTACTCAGCAGATGAGAAGGCCACCTCGAAGTTCTGGCGCCTGTTCTGTGGGCTAAGCTGCCCATAGTCGAAAGCCTCAGGGAAGAAGTTGTGCACTAGGGCACAGAAGGCCATTCCATCACTCCAGCTGGAGGAGAAGTTCTGGATGTCCACATGCTATGGGAGGTAGAAGGACTGGTCAGGACCCTGGGGGCAATTCCTCCATGCCCACTATCCTTCAGTGTTTTGGCACTCCAGATCTAGGCTCAATAGCTTGCTCAGGTCTGCACAACAGGTGAGTACTCAGAACACAAGCCTCTTCCAACCCAGTCTGTTTACTCCCATGTCTGTGATTTAGGGGGATGGAGCTATGGAGAGGCCCAGTGCCACCCAGCTAAGGCAGTGGTCATGCCTCCATCACTCCTTTCCTCACTTGGAGAAATTTACCCAACACTCTCCACAGTGCAACAGGGTGAAGGCTTCAAGAGTTGGGTTGGGCCCTGAGCCATGCCCACCCAGCAAGGGGCTCTCATTAGGCCCTGCTACTTAATCCTTATTCTGGGATCTAGGACATGTCATGTGTCCTCTCTCTCAGATCCTCACTGCAGAAGGCTTTCCATATTCACTGCTAGAAGCTGTGGAAACTCAGAGGGGAGTGAGTTTTCTAAAGAAGGAGGTGATAAGCTGGGGTCTGAGGAGGCTGCTGGGCTCACCTCATAGCCACGGGTCTTGGCTCGGCACCAGTCTAGCAACATCTGCTTGATGCTGTTGGCATTGGGGACACCAAAGCTGGTGGAGCGTTGCACAGCTGCACGAGGTCCGCCAGGGCTGCTGTGGGAGCCATGTTGGAGCAAGGTCACAAGGCTATAGGTCACCACCTTGGTGGACCCACCTGACAGACCCCCAGGCCCTGTTTTCTATGATGTTCAGACCCTTCCCATCACAGTTCATTCCTGTTCTACCTGCCCCCTGGACCCGCCCATCCCCCCCAACATGTGGTCACCAAGCCCAACTTCCACTTCCCAACCCTGGCCCTCTGCTGCTCACCCCGTGGCACCTTCTTTCTCCAACTTCTCAATCATGGCCTTGCGTGCTTGGGAAGCTGATGTCTTGGGCAGACTCTGTGCTTTCATcagctctttcttcttttctgcctGTCGTTTCTCCAGTGCGGCCAGGCTGCCAGGCCGCGGGCTGGCCTGATCCTCGCGGTCAAAGATGCTGGAGGGTTGAATGGGGTGGCAAATTATGGAGCTGGAAGAGGGTCACATTGAGCCTCTGCCACTGCTTGCTGAGGAATGGATCTTATTGTGTACCAGGATCTCCCATACTGCCGTATCTCTACCACCTGCAATTCCAACCAGTGAGGGagcagcattctttttttttttaatatcattttttactgttgtttatttatttatttttttatgtggtgatgggaattgaactcagggcctcatgcatgctaggcaggtgctttaccactgagctatctccccagcccagaagcaacattctttttttttttttttttttggtgatgctggagattgaacccagggccttgtgcatgcaaggcaagcactctaccaactgagctcttcAAACACCCATTTTACAGAGTACATGGTGGCTCAAAAATAGGAAGATGGGAGCCAGGGTCTTTTGATCAGACTTGGCTCCCAGGAATTACCTGAGAAGATTCATTATTTTATCAAGTTATAGGCCCATTCAGAATCTGGGCATTatcaagtaataaaaattatcatataataataataatgccaaaAATAATAGCTCATGTCCCTTGAGCCTTTTCTGTgtgctactttatttatttatttatttatttattcattcattcattcattcattcattcattcagtgctggggatagaaccgaGGGTCTTCTTTATGCTAGACAAGTATTCTGCTTTTAGATTACATACTCAGCCTTCCTATGTACCATTTTAAGTTTaacaaagggagaaaaggacacaTGCTATTACCAAttaagatgaagaaactgaggaccTTGGCAGCACTTTGCCTAAGATTTCAGAGGGAATTCAGAGCTGGAACTTgaatgcagagagacagagatgcagGTTTGATTCAGAGTCCCTGGACTAGATTCTAATCCACTCCCAGTTTTGCCAACTCTGACCTCTTCTGTAACGTGGGAGTTTAGCCACCCACTCACAGAACTAAGGTATAAAGgtgctctgtgacctgggaggTAGTTTGTAGACAATGGGAAGTGGCAGTGCCAGGAGGCAGCTCAGCATGATAGGCAGGCTTCTCTGAGGGTTCAATGTTATTGCTGCCACTCAGAGGTGTTGGACTCTAAGCAAACCTCTAGTGTCACAGAACATCTATCTTCCCACCATGGTGTGGCTGAGAATTAAGTGAGACCACAATGCAAGTCTGACTCCCACTTTGTCCCTTCTTGGCTATACACCTATCACCTCACAGCATCTCAGTCTACCCATCTGCAGAATGGGTATGAAGTGAGGTACCCTGTGGCACTGATTCCTCTGTGGTATGGGACACACCAAGCTCACCTGCCCATTTTCTtggatgaagaggaggaagaggagaaagttTTGGTTTGCACTGTGGTACTACCACTGCCATCTGCAAAAAATGAAGAATACAGTGAGGTGAGAGGCCCCGGGTGGAATATCAAGAGACAGGAAGATGGTGATAACCACAGgtagaaaagagaaagtgagagcaCAGCTGAAGATGGACAGTGCTTGAGGAAGAGCCTGAGGCGGTGAGGAGACGAGGAGACGAGGAGGCAAGTGGTAGGCACAGAGCCACATTAGGCAGCCTTACTCTCCGAGCGCCTCACAAAGCTTGACTCCACTGTGGTGGTGCGGGCTGTCCGTGTGCCATCATCTGGAGAGGTAGATGAGAGGAAGGGTATTAGAGGCACAGGAGTTCAGTGGGGGGATTTATTCCCACCCTGAACCCCAAGTCCCACTCGGTCCCTTACTGGAGTGGACTAGCCGCTCAGTCTTGGTAACAGTGCTGACAGTTGAACCATCGGCTGCACGTTGACTGTGCCTTGTGGTGGTCTCTGTGGCTGTGTTGCTTCGGGCCTCCCCTGGTCGGGCCCGTGCCTCCTGCAGCCGCCGTTCCCGCTCCTTTTCCCTCTGGTCTGGGTTGGGGATGTCCCATGCATACCCCGAAGGGCCACCCAGTGCCCACACGGCACATGTGCACAGGCACACAGGGCACACAAAATGGAGTGGAGGGTAGCTTGTTAGAAACAATAATGACACAGTCTAAATCTACAGGGGCCTCTCTAGGAGTAGCTGGGGTGGGAGGGCAGCTGTAACTTGGCAGGGAGTGGGGTATGAATTGGGGGGAGTGGACTCAGGCAGAAACTAGGGAATACAGAATAACTGATCTCAAAAGCATATTTTGGATCCAAGAAAGAAGTTTCTATAGGAATACACAGCTGAGTCAGAAGGGAGCATCTAAATTAGAGAGGGAGTAGCTGACTAAACAGTCTGACTGGGCCATCAATTTGTTGTAGGTGGGGAAAAGAGCAGCTGAAGGAAGGATTATCTAGGTCCAGGGAGAGAGTGATTGGAGGCATTTGAGAAGCAATATGATCCAGGAAAAAAGTAACTGGGAAGGAGCTATTGAAGGGGGTTAACTGGGCCTAAAAAAGAACTAGATAAGTGGGGATAGAGGCTGGGTGGCCGTCAGTaggccctggaggaagcagcTAGATTTAGAAGAGGAGTAATTGAAACTATCTGGAGAAGTAAGGAATTTAGAATCTGAGGCAAAGAATAGCTGTGTTCAGTGAGGAGTAACAGGGAGAGAAAGTAGATTTGTTCAGGAAAGGGGAAGCTGGATGGAGGCAGAGACTAAGGTGGCTGTCACTGGACCTCTGGGAGAGAGAAACAGCTCAGGGAAAGAGTATCTGGATTCAgggaaatagttttttttatttttattttttggcagtgctggggattgaacccagggccttgtgcatgcaaggcaagcactctaccaactgagctatattcccaacccctCAGGGAAATATTGACTGTACTTAGAGAAACAACTGGATCCAAGGAAGGTATGGCTGAGGGAGGGAGTTACTGGGTCTAGGAAGGAGAAGGGATGCTGAATGGAATGGCCAGGGGCAAAAAGCAGCTAGGGAAGGGATCAGTCAAATCCAGGGGAAGAAAGCAAGGGAACAGCTGGGTCTAGAAAAGGCGAAGCTGGGTAGGGTAGTTATATAAGCTTGAGCATCCATAAATGGACCCCAGAGTGAGGGAAGCAGGTGGGGAATAGAGTAGCTGGATCTAGGGTAGGAAACCTGACTCTCTACCTCTCTTCCTTTGTCGGAGCTCCCGGAGTGCAGCCCTGATGAGCTTCCGTTCCTCAAAATCTGTGGCCTGATCCAGCTGCAAATAAAGGTGTCATTGTCTACTGGCACGTTCCCACCTACTACCAACCCCTAACCCACCAGATCTATTATACCATCTTATCAAGGACTCCTTCATCCTCAATGGCCATCAGATCCTCGGCACTCAAAGGACTCCGCCCTTCTGGTGCTTTGTCTACCCGAGTCTGCTCAGCTCCATTGGCTGTTTCCACTGCGGCAGAAGGGGGCTCCGCTGGTTCTGGCTCCATCTTTGGGGTAGGGGAAAGCATGGCCTTTAAGTAAGGATGAAACTCACAATGTCCACAGTGGTCAGAGGGCCATATCCTAGGGTTGCTGGCACAGCCTTGGAAATAATCAGTAGTCTGCCAGTCTGCCTGCTCCAGGATGGCCATGGTGGTGTCAGACTCATTGAAGAGAAACTAGTAGTTTTGGTGTATGCTTTCCCACATATCCATAATCATATTAAACCCAAGTGGTAGTGGCATAATAATGATTTCTATTCAATAACAAGCATTTGTATAAACACTAGGGATTTTATTATCCCTATTCAACAgaagggaaaactgaggctcagggcagCTGAAAgatttacagtccttctataaatGTGATGCGACCTGGGATCTGAGATAAAGATAGTATAACTTCTGAACTTGAGTTCCTTTTGCTGTTTTATTTCCAGCCCTTTCCCAGGACAGTTCTTTTGCATCCTGCAGCTCCTGAGACCTGGGACACTGGGTCAGTACCCAGGCGGCACATATCCCATCTTCCTTTGCTAAGGGGGTTGATCAGGGCCTGCAGACTCCTAACAAGGTATCTGACTGGGGCTGCTCTAAGCCAAGACCTCACTGAAGTTCTCTTCTGAATCCCTCCTCCCACTATCCCACCCTTGCTAGAAACCATCCTTTAAGGGCCTCCAGCCCCGAACTAACTCCCACTCTTCCCAAGACATCTCCTTATTATTGAAGTCAAGGCCCCAGCCCAACTAATACAGTTTCTCCCTATCTGGCAGGGCCTCTCTATCTGCCATAATGGTAAGGAGAGCTGAGGTGGCAGCTGTTTCAGGGAGGCTCAGCCTGGCTGGAGtgtgggggttggggtggggctgGGCCATGGCCATGCCAGGGGATGCCAGGGCAGCTTCGGAGAGCATATGCCTCAGGGTAAATCTGGTGCCCTCTTGTCCTAATCTTGGAGCACTATTATCCTGGTCTCCTGTATAGATaggtaaactgaggctcagaggaggtGATAGCACACCTAAGGTCACTTAGCAGAGGCAGGACCTACCTCAAAACCACCCACTCCCACCAGCTGAGAGGGACTTACAAGACTGCTGCTGTGGGTGGGGCCGGCAGAGGAGCAGCGGCGGGTGctgaaggcaggtgggtgggCCACTGGGGTCCCGGCATCCTCAGCTGCCTGGAAGAGGGCCTCGGGGTCGGCGGCAGCCAGGAGCAGTTCACTGGGCTCCAGCTCAGGCTCAAGATCCGGCACAAGTGGGACCCCCAGCCGAAGGCTCAACACTTCCACCTGCCTGCTCAAGGCATCCAACCGCAGGCTCAGTGCCGCTGTCTCAGCCCGCAACTCTTCAGCTGTCTGGGCCACAGGCTCCATGGCGGCTACAGCTGCCTCAGCTGCCTGGGTCACTGCCGCCCGGCCTGCCTCAGCCACCGCCTGCAGCTCCTCCAAAGCCTGGCCCAACCGTTCCTCGAGGGCTGCAGACATCTCAGGCCCAGGCCCTGGTACCCCCGGCATAGTGCGGGATAAAACTCTAAGGGGTGTAATGGTGGGACAGTAGCAGGGACTGCTCTCTATGGCTGGCAGAATCAGAGTCTTTGCTGCTGAGGGCGAAGGCAAGGGCAGCAGGcctgcccctcccctgctggCCTCCCAGCTCACCACCAGCCAGCTGGAGCTGCAGCCCAAATAGAAACCTATTCTGGGCTCCTCTGTAGTGGGGACAATGGGGGAGGGGTGGCCTGTCCAAGTAGGCTGACCGccaggcctggccctggccccacACAGATCACAGACCACAAGCACAGCAAGGCTGCATGTGTTCTGAAGGATTAATGAGACCAGGATCCCATgcctcacagatgaggaaactgaggcagggagcAGGGAATAGGGCTATTCGAACCACCATATACATTAACTGTAAGGATCTATTTGCTAGACTCTAGAGCCAATATGCCTTTGCCCTCATGCAATTCCATTTTAGAAATCCTTGGAcagatggggaaaatggaggCACAAGAAGACTGGACTTTGAGCAACCTGCTATAACAACTGTAATAAGTATTACAGCCCTGAGATAAATGGACCCTAGCCTGCCCATGGTGTTCAGATCCAATCACAAATTTTAAGCAAGTGCATTACAGATATGCTATCTGTTCCCCtatatggggaaactgaggtgaGTTGGCAGTGCAAGATCCAACTATCACCATAGCATCTTCTATCCACTCAAGGGTCTCAGCT
This is a stretch of genomic DNA from Ictidomys tridecemlineatus isolate mIctTri1 chromosome 2, mIctTri1.hap1, whole genome shotgun sequence. It encodes these proteins:
- the Smtn gene encoding smoothelin isoform X9, producing the protein MPGVPGPGPEMSAALEERLGQALEELQAVAEAGRAAVTQAAEAAVAAMEPVAQTAEELRAETAALSLRLDALSRQVEVLSLRLGVPLVPDLEPELEPSELLLAAADPEALFQAAEDAGTPVAHPPAFSTRRCSSAGPTHSSSLMEPEPAEPPSAAVETANGAEQTRVDKAPEGRSPLSAEDLMAIEDEGVLDKMLDQATDFEERKLIRAALRELRQRKRDGSGSTTVQTKTFSSSSSSSKKMGSIFDREDQASPRPGSLAALEKRQAEKKKELMKAQSLPKTSASQARKAMIEKLEKEGATGSPGGPRAAVQRSTSFGVPNANSIKQMLLDWCRAKTRGYEHVDIQNFSSSWSDGMAFCALVHNFFPEAFDYGQLSPQNRRQNFEVAFSSAETHADCPQLLDTEDMVRLREPDWKCVYTYIQEFYRCLVQKGLVKTKKS